A genome region from Erigeron canadensis isolate Cc75 chromosome 3, C_canadensis_v1, whole genome shotgun sequence includes the following:
- the LOC122591482 gene encoding protein FAR1-RELATED SEQUENCE 5-like: MSTSLVDANANMSTPMSMKNNHSEGFKNTRPGHIRNNPGAIVLADNEEVVQKEKRRRPSIRCGCNAYLLVKKINGNQYQVDQFEEKHNHSMVDNNDVQFLRAHRQLTYTQKDLLHKISHANLGPVKGFKLLKHMYGSFSNIGATVEDCKNFRKDMQKFIGDRDAQMVVEKLLSKRDFNPGFSMDYLTDSSNKLIGLFWADEESKRSYFTFGDVVSFDATFDSNKYKMVFVPFTGIDNHNRCVTFGAGLISKEDLVSYNWLLESFLKAFGKPPKIVVTDQDLSMKSAIKEIFPDSRHRLCMWHIMQKLSTKLTNANLTLVEFLSHFETAMDVQRYNQSKHDHESRYTTPDFKTELLMEKHAAHIFTRTIFFDIQDEMHRALMHCHSYNVKDVDDFKMVEVHETKEDSKKKENEIDEPPVEKKLHTYNVLFRKSDVTVSCSCKRYESYGLLCRHVFLVLKMFNIKSFPNKYILRRWTREALPPKSDESKNKVQQLSQQSAETDSTIRAIFYSVEYTINRLVGDMDKLSMYGDTLKQLMKQADSDVPIPLAEDKNAMMSSMLGVTEPKKVDVENPDKSKNKGSGQHKRLKSGKEISMIKSQKIPRTCGNCGKKEGHNIKTCPHKPAASTS; the protein is encoded by the exons atgTCTACCTCTCTTGTTGATGCGAATGCTAATATGTCAACTCCAATGAGCATGAAAAACAATCACTCTGAAG GTTTCAAAAATACCAGACCTGGCCACATTCGTAACAACCCCGGTGCAATTGTATTGGCCGATAATGAGGAAGTGGTTCAGAAGGAAAAAAGAAGGAGACCTTCAATTCGTTGCGGTTGTAATGCATATCTCCTAGTTAAAAAGATAAATGGTAATCAGTATCAGGTTGATCAGTTTGAGGAGAAACACAATCATAGCATGGTTGACAACAACGATGTTCAATTTCTAAGAGCTCATCGTCAACTGACATATACTCAAAAGGATTTATTGCATAAAATATCTCATGCAAATCTTGGTCCCGTCAAGGGCTTTAAATTATTGAAGCATATGTATGGTAGTTTTTCCAACATTGGGGCAACTGTGGAAGACTGCAAAAATTTTCGCAAGGATATGCAAAAATTTATTGGAGATCGAGATGCCCAAATGGTGGTTGAAAAGTTACTTAGTAAGAGAGATTTCAACCCTGGTTTCTCAATGGATTATTTGACTGATAGCTCAAACAAACTGATTGGTTTGTTTTGGGCTGATGAAGAATCAAAACGCAGCTACTTCACATTTGGTGATGTCGTATCCTTTGATGCCACGTTCGACTCGAACAA GTACAAAATGGTTTTCGTTCCGTTTACCGGTATTGACAATCATAATCGGTGTGTGACATTTGGTGCTGGCTTGATATCTAAGGAAGACTTGGTGTCGTATAACTGGTTGCTTGAGagttttttaaaagcttttggGAAACCACCTAAGATTGTTGTTACGGATCAGGACTTATCAATGAAATCAGCTATTAAGGAAATTTTCCCCGACTCTAGACACCGCTTGTGTATGTGGCACATCATGCAAAAATTATCCACAAAG CTGACGAATGCTAACCTTACTCTAGTTGAATTCTTGAGCCATTTTGAGACCGCCATGGATGTGCAAAGATACAATCAGTCGAAGCATGACCACGAGTCACGTTATACTACTCCTGATTTTAAAACAGAACTTCTGATGGAAAAACATGCTGCTCATATTTTCACTCGCACAATTTTTTTTGATATCCAAGATGAGATGCATCGTGCACTCATGCACTGCCACTCATATAATGTCAAAGATGTTGATGATTTCAAAATGGTTGAAGTTCATGAAACGAAAGAGGATTctaagaagaaagaaaatgaaattgatgAACCTCCTGTGGAGAAAAAACTACATACATACAAT GTACTGTTCAGAAAATCTGATGTTACAGTTTCATGTTCTTGCAAGAGATATGAATCGTATGGTCTTCTGTGTCGTCATGTTTTCCTTGTTCTAAAGATGTTCAACATCAAATCATTTCCAAACAAGTATATACTACGACGTTGGACACGAGAAGCATTGCCTCCCAAATCCGATGAATCCAAGAACAAAGTGCAACAACTTTCGCAACAATCAGCAGAGACAGACTCTACTATTCGGGCGATATTTTACTCGGTTGAATACACTATTAACCGGTTGGTTGGGGATATGGACAAGTTATCAATGTATGGTGACACACTTAAGCAACTGATGAAGCAGGCTGATTCTGATGTACCTATCCCATTAGCAGAAGACAAGAATGCAATGATGAGCTCGATGCTTGGTGTCACAGAACCAAAAAAAGTTGATGTGGAAAATCCTGACAAATCTAAGAATAAAGGATCTGGACAACATAAGAGACTGAAATCTGGAAAGGAGATATCGATGATCAAGTCTCAGAAGATACCAAGGACATGCGGAAACTGTGGTAAAAAGGAAGGGCACAACATCAAGACATGTCCACACAAGCCTGCTGCATCAACATCATAG